A stretch of the Nitratireductor thuwali genome encodes the following:
- a CDS encoding ABC transporter ATP-binding protein, translated as MKNDKAETIFDIRGIRVSFDTPDGVVEAVRGIDMQVSAGETVAVVGESGSGKSQVMMAAMGLLASNGRATGSVTYRGQELIGLPRRKLNRIRGAKITMIFQEPMTSLDPLYTIERQISEPLRVHGGMSAGEARKRALELLKLVHIPDPERRLKSYPHELSGGQRQRVMIAMALANDPDLLIADEPTTALDVTIQAEILGLLAELQQKLGMAILFITHDLTIVEAFADRVYVMRQGLVVEEGATEDIFQRPAEDYTKMLLAAEPEGHKPPVPDGAPILLDAMKLSVTFGQKGGFFSSGFELKAVQEVSLTLRKGQTIGIVGESGSGKSTLGRAILQLLPSEGRVVYQGTPIHGFDRAAMRPYRRNLQMVFQDPYGSLSPRMTVGEIITEGLLVHEPWMSQKEREKAAVRSLEEVGLDPATRNRFPHEFSGGQRQRIAIARAVILKPTVIVLDEPTSALDRSVQKQIITLLRDIQERHGLSFIFISHDLAVVKALADYTIVMKTGQVVEEGPTDAVFDSPGSAYTRELMEAAFNLKTVLERQATARA; from the coding sequence ATGAAGAACGACAAAGCCGAGACGATCTTCGACATCCGCGGCATCCGCGTCTCCTTCGACACGCCCGACGGCGTGGTTGAAGCGGTCCGCGGGATCGACATGCAGGTCAGCGCTGGCGAGACCGTGGCCGTGGTGGGCGAATCCGGCTCGGGCAAGAGCCAGGTCATGATGGCCGCCATGGGCCTCCTCGCCTCCAACGGCCGTGCGACCGGCTCCGTCACCTATCGCGGACAGGAACTGATCGGACTGCCGCGGCGGAAGCTGAACCGCATTCGCGGCGCGAAGATCACCATGATCTTTCAGGAGCCGATGACCTCGCTCGACCCGCTCTACACGATCGAGCGGCAGATCTCCGAGCCGCTGCGCGTCCATGGCGGCATGTCGGCCGGCGAGGCGCGCAAGCGGGCGCTGGAACTTTTGAAGCTGGTGCATATACCCGACCCCGAACGGCGCCTGAAATCCTATCCGCATGAGCTTTCGGGCGGACAGAGGCAGCGCGTGATGATCGCCATGGCGCTCGCCAACGATCCCGATCTCCTGATCGCCGACGAGCCGACAACGGCGCTCGACGTCACGATCCAGGCCGAGATTCTCGGGCTTTTGGCCGAACTCCAGCAGAAGCTGGGCATGGCCATCCTGTTCATCACCCACGATCTGACCATCGTCGAGGCATTCGCGGACCGTGTCTATGTCATGCGGCAGGGCCTGGTGGTCGAGGAGGGCGCCACCGAGGACATTTTCCAGCGGCCGGCAGAGGACTACACGAAGATGCTGCTGGCGGCCGAGCCGGAGGGGCACAAGCCGCCGGTGCCGGACGGCGCGCCCATCCTGCTCGACGCCATGAAGCTTTCCGTCACCTTCGGGCAAAAAGGCGGGTTCTTCTCGAGCGGCTTTGAGCTGAAGGCCGTGCAGGAAGTCAGCCTGACGCTGCGCAAGGGCCAGACGATAGGCATCGTGGGCGAATCGGGCTCAGGCAAGTCGACGCTGGGGCGGGCCATACTGCAATTGCTGCCTTCGGAAGGCCGCGTCGTCTATCAGGGAACGCCGATCCACGGCTTCGACCGGGCGGCAATGCGCCCTTATCGCCGCAATCTACAGATGGTGTTCCAGGACCCCTATGGCAGCTTGAGCCCGCGTATGACGGTGGGCGAGATCATCACCGAGGGACTGCTCGTCCACGAGCCCTGGATGAGCCAGAAGGAGCGCGAGAAGGCGGCGGTCAGATCGCTGGAGGAAGTGGGCCTCGATCCGGCGACGCGCAACCGCTTTCCGCACGAGTTTTCCGGCGGGCAGCGCCAGCGCATAGCCATTGCCCGCGCCGTCATCCTCAAGCCGACGGTCATCGTCCTCGACGAACCGACCTCGGCGCTCGACAGATCGGTCCAGAAGCAGATCATCACGCTGTTGCGCGACATCCAGGAGCGTCACGGCCTTTCCTTCATCTTCATCAGTCACGACCTGGCGGTGGTGAAGGCGCTGGCCGACTATACCATCGTGATGAAGACCGGTCAGGTGGTGGAGGAGGGCCCCACCGATGCGGTGTTCGACAGTCCCGGCAGCGCCTACACCCGGGAACTGATGGAAGCGGCGTTCAACCTCAAGACGGTTCTGGAGCGCCAGGCGACGGCGCGCGCCTGA
- a CDS encoding universal stress protein → MFKRILVPVDGSEGALKALKMAIDLHKMTKAELMLLTVFRHHSLLEASMSMVRPTEPENLDNVLRGHAKEVADEAKKFALEHGAEAPRAFVKSGQPARTIVKFSKEREIDLIVLGSRGLGDLEGYLLGSVSHKVTSLAECPVMVV, encoded by the coding sequence ATGTTCAAACGCATACTCGTACCTGTCGATGGCTCCGAGGGCGCGCTGAAGGCGCTCAAGATGGCCATCGACCTGCACAAGATGACGAAGGCGGAGCTGATGCTGCTCACCGTCTTCCGGCATCACAGCCTGCTTGAAGCCTCTATGTCGATGGTGCGGCCCACTGAGCCGGAGAACCTCGACAATGTGTTGCGGGGTCATGCCAAGGAGGTCGCGGACGAGGCCAAGAAGTTCGCGCTGGAACATGGCGCGGAGGCTCCCCGCGCCTTCGTCAAGTCCGGGCAACCGGCGCGCACGATCGTCAAGTTCTCAAAGGAACGGGAGATCGACCTGATCGTGCTGGGCAGCCGCGGTCTTGGCGACCTGGAAGGATACCTGCTCGGCAGCGTCTCCCACAAGGTGACGAGCCTCGCTGAGTGTCCGGTGATGGTCGTCTAG
- the dctP gene encoding TRAP transporter substrate-binding protein DctP: protein MTSLKSYLLTGIAGAAVLAASMTSASAETWRYAFEEALDEVQGVFAQKFKEEVEANSDHTVQLFPYGTLGESADIMEQAQSGILQFVDQSPGFTGSLIPEAQVFFVPYLLPQDEEDLFEFFRTSVAVNEMFPELYADQGLELLTMFPEGEVCMTTKEPVTSPEDLNEVKFRVMTNPLLVESYQAFGATPTPLPWGEVYGGLQTNIIQGQENPMFFIESTKMYEVTDYITCAGHNNFTTAVMANKDFFDGLPDEDQLMIESAIDVAFEHILEYQQGLHEESIEKIKEAKPEMTINILSEEERQPFKDAAATVEEAFIEMTGESGKEILDQMKEDLNQVTN, encoded by the coding sequence ATGACTTCACTCAAATCCTATTTGCTGACAGGCATCGCCGGTGCTGCGGTTTTGGCCGCGAGCATGACGAGTGCTTCCGCGGAAACCTGGCGCTATGCCTTCGAAGAAGCGCTCGACGAAGTGCAGGGCGTGTTCGCCCAGAAGTTCAAGGAGGAAGTCGAGGCGAACTCGGATCACACGGTCCAGCTTTTCCCTTACGGCACGCTCGGCGAATCCGCCGACATCATGGAGCAGGCACAATCGGGAATCCTGCAGTTCGTGGACCAATCCCCCGGCTTCACCGGCTCGCTGATCCCCGAAGCTCAGGTTTTCTTCGTGCCCTATCTGCTGCCACAGGACGAAGAGGATCTGTTTGAATTCTTCCGCACTTCGGTTGCCGTCAACGAGATGTTTCCGGAACTCTACGCCGATCAGGGGCTCGAGCTTCTGACGATGTTCCCGGAAGGCGAAGTCTGCATGACGACGAAGGAGCCGGTGACGTCTCCGGAAGACCTCAACGAGGTGAAGTTCCGCGTGATGACCAATCCGCTGCTGGTGGAAAGCTACCAGGCATTCGGCGCGACACCGACCCCGCTTCCGTGGGGTGAGGTCTATGGCGGCCTGCAGACGAACATCATCCAGGGGCAGGAAAACCCGATGTTCTTCATCGAGTCGACCAAGATGTACGAGGTGACGGATTACATCACCTGTGCCGGCCACAACAACTTCACCACGGCGGTAATGGCCAACAAGGACTTCTTCGACGGTCTGCCGGACGAGGACCAGTTGATGATCGAGAGCGCCATCGACGTCGCTTTCGAACATATTCTCGAGTACCAGCAGGGTCTTCACGAGGAGTCGATCGAGAAGATCAAGGAAGCCAAGCCGGAGATGACCATCAACATCCTCTCCGAGGAGGAGCGCCAGCCGTTCAAGGATGCTGCAGCTACCGTTGAGGAAGCCTTTATCGAGATGACCGGCGAGAGCGGCAAGGAGATTCTCGACCAGATGAAGGAAGACCTGAACCAGGTCACCAACTAA
- a CDS encoding TRAP transporter small permease, with product MPKQHHESQPQSQTDTTSVDDIQTDDYRSELPGILGSIDMGISRLESILLATGVLLMAINTISNVIGRFVFQSSIFFSEELNRVLVILITFAGISYAARHGRHIRMSAIYDAMPSSARKPLMIGITLVTAVFMLGLAWYSTQYIMTLYGRGRVLPSLQIPVWLIYVWAPVGFFMTGLQYILTAIKNMLEKDIYLSTNVLEGYDDDEIEV from the coding sequence TTGCCGAAACAGCATCACGAGTCTCAACCGCAGTCACAGACCGATACGACCTCCGTCGACGACATCCAGACCGATGATTACCGGTCGGAACTGCCCGGGATCCTTGGCTCCATCGATATGGGCATCAGCAGGCTCGAATCCATTCTTTTGGCGACCGGCGTGCTTCTCATGGCTATCAACACGATTTCCAACGTCATCGGTCGTTTCGTGTTCCAGAGTAGCATATTCTTCTCCGAAGAGCTCAACCGCGTTCTCGTCATTCTGATAACCTTCGCCGGCATCAGCTATGCGGCGCGCCACGGGCGCCATATCCGCATGTCGGCCATCTATGATGCCATGCCAAGCAGCGCCCGTAAGCCGCTGATGATCGGGATTACGCTCGTTACCGCGGTCTTCATGCTGGGCCTCGCCTGGTATTCGACGCAGTATATCATGACGCTCTACGGTCGCGGGCGCGTTCTGCCCTCCCTGCAGATCCCGGTCTGGCTGATCTATGTGTGGGCTCCAGTCGGCTTCTTCATGACCGGCCTCCAATACATCCTGACCGCCATCAAGAACATGCTGGAAAAGGACATCTATCTCTCGACCAACGTGCTCGAGGGGTATGACGACGACGAGATCGAGGTCTGA
- a CDS encoding TRAP transporter large permease gives MAVAIFSTMIVLLLFGFPMMIPLIIGAFIGFYTLFGGLGQLETMVQQMMAGIRPASLIAVPMFIFAADIMTRGQSAGRLIDMVMSFVGHLRGGLAISTAAACTMFGAVSGSTQATVVAVGSPLRPRMLKAGYNDSFVLALIVNSSDIAFLIPPSIGMIIYGVVSNTSISELFIAGVGPGLLILLLFSIYSWIYAVRNKVPTEEKVPWGQRLTAMRKALWPLGFPVIIIGGIYGGIFSPTEAAAACVLYAVFLEMVVFRELDLRGLYNTAKSTGLITAVVFILIAAGAAFSWVISFAQIPHQILSGIGIDQMGQIGVLVVISIAFFIGCMFVDPIVVILILVPIFAPVVENVGLDPVLVGTIITLQVAIGSATPPFGCDIFTAIAVFKRPYIEVVRGTPPFIVILLGVSAALIFFPQIALFLRDLAFR, from the coding sequence ATGGCCGTTGCAATTTTCTCCACGATGATCGTGCTGCTGCTGTTCGGGTTCCCGATGATGATCCCGCTCATCATCGGCGCCTTCATCGGCTTCTACACCCTCTTCGGCGGTCTCGGCCAACTTGAGACCATGGTGCAGCAAATGATGGCCGGCATACGCCCCGCCTCGCTGATCGCCGTGCCCATGTTCATATTCGCCGCCGACATCATGACACGCGGCCAGTCGGCCGGCCGCCTCATCGACATGGTCATGTCCTTTGTCGGGCATTTGCGGGGCGGCCTGGCCATCTCCACCGCCGCCGCCTGCACGATGTTCGGCGCGGTATCCGGGTCGACCCAGGCAACGGTCGTGGCCGTCGGCTCGCCTTTGCGCCCGCGCATGCTCAAGGCCGGCTACAATGACAGCTTCGTTCTCGCGCTGATCGTCAACTCTTCCGACATCGCCTTCCTGATCCCGCCGTCCATCGGCATGATCATCTATGGTGTGGTGTCCAATACCTCGATCTCGGAACTCTTCATCGCCGGCGTTGGCCCAGGCCTTCTGATCCTGCTGCTCTTCTCGATCTATTCCTGGATCTATGCCGTGCGCAACAAGGTGCCGACCGAAGAGAAGGTCCCGTGGGGCCAGAGGCTGACGGCAATGCGCAAGGCGCTCTGGCCGCTCGGCTTTCCCGTCATTATCATCGGCGGCATCTATGGCGGCATTTTCAGCCCCACGGAAGCGGCAGCGGCGTGCGTGCTCTATGCCGTCTTCCTCGAGATGGTGGTCTTCCGCGAGCTCGACCTGCGCGGCCTTTACAACACCGCCAAATCCACCGGACTGATCACCGCCGTCGTATTCATCCTGATCGCCGCTGGCGCGGCGTTCTCGTGGGTTATTTCCTTCGCCCAGATTCCGCACCAGATTCTCTCCGGCATCGGCATCGACCAGATGGGCCAGATCGGAGTCCTGGTGGTGATCTCGATTGCCTTCTTCATCGGCTGCATGTTCGTAGATCCGATCGTGGTGATCCTCATACTCGTGCCGATATTCGCACCGGTGGTCGAAAATGTCGGGCTCGATCCAGTGCTTGTGGGCACCATCATCACCCTGCAGGTCGCGATCGGCTCGGCCACGCCGCCCTTTGGCTGCGACATATTCACGGCCATTGCCGTGTTCAAGCGGCCGTACATTGAGGTGGTGCGCGGCACGCCGCCTTTCATCGTCATCCTGCTGGGCGTTTCGGCCGCGCTCATCTTCTTCCCGCAGATCGCCCTGTTCCTGCGAGATCTGGCGTTTAGATAG
- a CDS encoding long-chain-fatty-acid--CoA ligase, with the protein MANSSGTAEKGAKRNTRASGASKTGTTRAGAAETKPKAAAKSAKPAGSKTTAKPAASKTTAKPAAGKAAAGKAAAKPAASKPAAKSAATGSKTTAAAAKPAAKSAAGKTAAKPAAGKAAGKAGSGAAAKKPATAKRAAAGKAGAAEKRIWLKSYPSVVPAEIGPFEHKSLGSMMVESCRKYADRPAFTCMGKTLSFSELEKASIDFGAYLQSLGLKKGARVAIMMPNVLQYPVVMMAILRAGYVVVNVNPLYTPRELEHQLKDSGAEAIIILENFAKTLQTAIDKTPVKHVVVATMGDMMGLKGHIVNFVVRRVKKLVPAWSLPDHVPFKTAMKKGAAATFKPADNELDDVAFLQYTGGTTGVSKGATLLHRNVMANVMQNELWLETAYIKKPRPERSIYICALPLYHIYALTVNALMGVKLGAQNVLIPNPRDIPGFVKELKNYEFNVFPGLNTLFNALLNNEDFQKLDFSKLKLTFGGGMAVQRAVAERWKKLTGCMIAEGYGLSETSPVATANRFDNEEFTGTIGLPLPSTDIAIRDENGKDVKQGEVGEICIRGPQVMAGYWNLPKETEKAMSKDGFFRSGDMGVMDENGYVKIVDRKKDMILVSGFNVYPTEIEDVISQHPGVLEVAAVGVPDEHSGEVPKVFVVRKDDKLSEKEVIDFCRDKLTGYKRPKHVEFRDELPKSNVGKILRRELR; encoded by the coding sequence TTGGCGAACTCAAGCGGCACGGCTGAAAAAGGCGCAAAGCGCAACACTAGGGCGAGCGGCGCCTCCAAGACGGGCACCACCCGCGCCGGCGCGGCGGAAACCAAGCCAAAGGCAGCGGCGAAGTCCGCCAAACCAGCTGGTAGCAAGACCACGGCGAAGCCTGCGGCAAGCAAGACGACGGCCAAGCCCGCTGCGGGCAAAGCGGCTGCGGGCAAAGCGGCGGCGAAGCCGGCCGCCAGCAAGCCGGCGGCGAAATCTGCCGCTACTGGGAGCAAGACAACAGCGGCCGCCGCCAAGCCGGCGGCGAAATCTGCGGCAGGCAAGACAGCGGCAAAGCCGGCTGCCGGCAAAGCCGCCGGCAAGGCGGGCTCTGGCGCCGCGGCGAAAAAGCCGGCCACCGCCAAGCGCGCTGCGGCGGGCAAGGCTGGCGCTGCCGAAAAGCGTATCTGGCTGAAGAGCTATCCTTCCGTGGTTCCCGCCGAAATCGGCCCCTTCGAGCACAAGTCGCTCGGCTCGATGATGGTGGAATCGTGCCGCAAATATGCAGACCGCCCGGCCTTCACCTGCATGGGCAAAACGCTCAGCTTTTCCGAGCTGGAGAAGGCTTCCATAGATTTCGGCGCCTATCTCCAGTCGCTGGGCCTGAAGAAGGGCGCCCGCGTTGCGATCATGATGCCCAATGTCCTGCAATACCCGGTGGTCATGATGGCCATCCTGCGGGCCGGCTACGTGGTGGTGAACGTGAATCCGCTTTATACGCCGCGCGAGCTGGAGCACCAGCTCAAGGATTCCGGCGCCGAAGCCATCATCATCCTGGAGAATTTCGCCAAGACGCTGCAGACGGCCATCGATAAGACACCCGTCAAACATGTCGTCGTGGCCACGATGGGCGACATGATGGGGCTCAAGGGCCATATCGTGAATTTCGTCGTGCGCAGGGTGAAGAAGCTTGTGCCTGCCTGGTCGCTGCCTGATCACGTGCCGTTCAAGACGGCGATGAAGAAGGGCGCCGCCGCCACCTTCAAGCCGGCCGACAACGAGCTCGATGACGTTGCCTTCCTCCAGTATACCGGCGGGACGACCGGCGTATCGAAAGGCGCGACGCTGCTGCACCGCAACGTCATGGCCAATGTCATGCAGAACGAATTGTGGTTGGAGACCGCCTATATCAAGAAGCCGCGCCCGGAACGCTCCATCTATATCTGCGCCCTGCCGCTCTATCACATCTACGCGCTGACGGTGAACGCGCTGATGGGCGTCAAGCTCGGCGCGCAGAATGTGCTGATACCGAACCCGCGCGACATACCGGGCTTCGTGAAGGAGTTGAAGAATTACGAATTCAATGTCTTCCCGGGCTTGAACACGCTCTTCAACGCGCTGCTCAACAACGAGGATTTCCAGAAGCTCGATTTCAGCAAACTGAAGCTGACCTTCGGCGGCGGCATGGCCGTGCAGCGCGCGGTGGCCGAGCGCTGGAAGAAGCTGACCGGCTGCATGATCGCCGAGGGCTACGGGCTGTCGGAGACGTCGCCGGTGGCGACGGCCAACCGCTTCGACAATGAGGAATTCACCGGCACCATCGGCCTGCCTCTTCCTTCCACCGACATCGCGATCCGCGACGAGAACGGCAAGGATGTGAAGCAGGGGGAGGTCGGTGAAATCTGCATTCGCGGTCCGCAGGTCATGGCCGGCTACTGGAACTTGCCCAAGGAAACCGAAAAGGCCATGTCCAAGGATGGCTTCTTCAGATCCGGCGACATGGGCGTGATGGACGAGAACGGCTATGTGAAGATCGTTGACCGCAAGAAGGACATGATCCTGGTTTCCGGCTTCAACGTCTATCCGACCGAGATCGAGGACGTCATCTCCCAGCATCCGGGGGTCCTCGAAGTGGCTGCGGTCGGCGTGCCCGACGAACATTCGGGGGAAGTGCCGAAAGTCTTCGTCGTGCGCAAGGACGACAAGCTGAGCGAGAAGGAAGTCATCGACTTCTGCCGCGACAAGCTCACCGGCTATAAGCGGCCAAAGCATGTCGAGTTCCGCGACGAGCTGCCGAAGTCGAATGTGGGAAAGATTTTGCGGCGTGAGCTGCGGTGA